One genomic window of Sebaldella sp. S0638 includes the following:
- a CDS encoding heme-binding protein, with the protein MYPEKEYEELIKKIKIKVKEELKKNNTREISGMNLYTAGKLADAAVEKAEKTGVNVSVAVMDVHGNLVLFYRMDDSVLAAIEVAVKKAYTSASLRIPSSEVLTGGFDKLVETMEGKIAAFGGGLPVKCNGVFIGAIGVSGGTAEEDIKIAEYAINAVFG; encoded by the coding sequence ATGTATCCTGAAAAAGAATATGAGGAGTTAATTAAGAAAATAAAGATAAAAGTAAAAGAAGAACTGAAAAAGAATAATACAAGGGAAATTTCCGGGATGAATCTGTATACGGCCGGAAAACTTGCAGATGCAGCAGTGGAAAAAGCAGAAAAAACAGGTGTAAATGTGAGTGTGGCAGTTATGGATGTTCATGGAAATCTGGTATTATTTTACAGGATGGATGATTCGGTACTGGCAGCAATAGAGGTAGCCGTGAAAAAGGCTTATACCAGTGCATCACTGAGAATTCCCTCGTCAGAGGTCTTGACGGGCGGTTTTGATAAGCTTGTGGAAACAATGGAAGGGAAAATAGCTGCTTTCGGAGGAGGACTTCCTGTAAAATGCAATGGTGTATTTATCGGAGCTATAGGAGTGAGCGGAGGGACTGCCGAAGAAGATATAAAAATAGCAGAGTATGCAATTAATGCTGTGTTTGGCTGA
- the eutM gene encoding ethanolamine utilization microcompartment protein EutM: protein MSTMNALGMIETKGLVASIEAADAMVKAANVTLIGKEHIGGGLVTVMVRGDVGAVKAATDAGAAAAERVGELVSVHVIPRPHGEIEAILPK from the coding sequence ATGTCAACAATGAATGCGTTGGGAATGATTGAAACTAAAGGACTGGTTGCATCAATAGAAGCAGCAGATGCAATGGTAAAGGCAGCAAATGTTACTTTAATAGGGAAAGAGCACATAGGTGGCGGACTGGTAACAGTAATGGTAAGAGGAGACGTAGGAGCAGTAAAAGCAGCTACAGATGCAGGAGCAGCAGCAGCTGAAAGAGTAGGAGAACTGGTTTCTGTACACGTAATTCCAAGACCGCACGGAGAAATAGAAGCTATTTTACCTAAGTAA
- the eutM gene encoding ethanolamine utilization microcompartment protein EutM → MAVLSALGMIETKGLVAAIEAADAMVKAANVTLIGKEHIGGGLVTVMVRGDVGAVKAATDAGAMAAERVGELVSVHVIPRPHGEIEMILPK, encoded by the coding sequence ATGGCGGTATTAAGTGCATTGGGAATGATAGAAACAAAAGGACTTGTAGCGGCAATAGAGGCGGCGGATGCAATGGTAAAAGCGGCTAATGTTACTTTGATCGGTAAAGAACATATAGGAGGAGGACTTGTAACAGTAATGGTAAGAGGAGACGTAGGAGCGGTGAAAGCTGCCACAGATGCAGGAGCCATGGCAGCAGAAAGAGTAGGCGAACTGGTATCTGTACACGTAATTCCAAGACCGCACGGAGAGATAGAAATGATACTGCCAAAATAA
- a CDS encoding aldehyde dehydrogenase family protein translates to MLDGLQLEDIIKKVINDVKSEKDINITSKENTCGNGVFKNIETAVDRAYEAQQTYNSCTLEKRREIISSIRKELLKYIEEMAGKTVAETKMGKVKDKILKNKLAIEKTPGVEDLATEVFTGDDGLTLVELSAFGVLGSVTPVTNPTETVINNTIGAIAGGNSIVFCPHPSAQNICLWLIKKLNEIITNAGGPENLVTSAAEAKKENVDVLFSHERISLLVITGGTEIVKLALKSGKKVIGAGAGNPPVIVDETADIEKAAKDIVSGAGFDNNLPCIAEKEVLVLESAADYLIFNMQKAGAFHITDREDIKKLEDIVYKNGAVNKELIGKDAGFILGKAGIKCDFDPVLITLETDINHIFVRKELMMPVLAVVRQKNFDEALKNAVHVEHGLRHTAVMHSQNVTRLSIAAREMQTTIFVKNAPSYAALGFLGEGYTTFTIAGPTGEGLTSARNFTRKRRCVLGGSFSIR, encoded by the coding sequence ATGTTAGACGGATTACAGTTGGAAGATATAATAAAAAAAGTTATAAACGATGTGAAAAGTGAGAAGGACATAAATATTACAAGCAAAGAAAATACATGCGGAAATGGTGTCTTTAAAAACATAGAAACAGCAGTGGACAGGGCATATGAAGCACAGCAGACATATAACAGCTGCACACTTGAAAAAAGAAGAGAGATTATAAGCAGTATAAGGAAGGAACTCCTGAAATACATTGAAGAAATGGCTGGAAAAACTGTAGCTGAAACAAAAATGGGAAAAGTGAAAGATAAGATACTGAAAAATAAACTTGCTATTGAAAAAACACCCGGAGTAGAAGACCTTGCAACAGAAGTATTCACTGGTGATGATGGTCTTACACTGGTAGAACTTTCCGCCTTCGGGGTTCTGGGATCGGTAACTCCTGTTACTAATCCTACGGAAACTGTTATAAATAACACAATAGGAGCTATTGCAGGAGGAAACAGCATAGTTTTCTGCCCACACCCGTCTGCACAGAATATCTGCCTCTGGCTTATAAAAAAATTGAATGAAATAATAACAAACGCAGGAGGACCGGAAAATCTCGTGACGTCAGCAGCAGAAGCGAAAAAAGAAAATGTGGATGTATTATTTTCCCATGAAAGAATAAGTCTTCTTGTAATAACAGGAGGAACAGAGATAGTAAAGCTGGCTTTGAAAAGCGGGAAAAAAGTAATAGGTGCAGGTGCAGGAAATCCTCCGGTTATTGTGGATGAAACGGCAGATATAGAAAAAGCTGCAAAGGATATAGTGAGCGGAGCGGGATTTGATAATAATCTTCCGTGTATAGCCGAGAAAGAAGTATTGGTCTTGGAGAGTGCAGCTGACTATCTTATATTTAATATGCAGAAAGCAGGAGCATTTCACATTACAGACAGGGAAGACATAAAAAAGCTTGAGGACATTGTTTATAAAAATGGTGCGGTAAATAAAGAACTTATTGGAAAAGATGCCGGGTTTATACTGGGGAAAGCAGGGATAAAATGTGACTTTGATCCGGTTTTGATAACTTTGGAAACAGATATAAACCATATATTTGTCCGCAAAGAACTTATGATGCCTGTGCTGGCAGTAGTAAGACAGAAGAACTTTGACGAGGCGCTGAAAAATGCGGTTCATGTGGAACACGGACTGCGGCATACAGCAGTTATGCATTCCCAGAATGTAACCAGATTAAGTATCGCAGCACGTGAAATGCAGACTACGATTTTTGTGAAAAATGCTCCGTCATATGCAGCTCTGGGCTTTTTGGGTGAAGGCTATACGACATTTACTATAGCGGGTCCCACAGGTGAAGGGCTGACAAGTGCGAGAAATTTTACAAGAAAAAGAAGATGTGTACTGGGAGGAAGTTTTTCCATAAGATAA